In one window of Gemmatimonadota bacterium DNA:
- a CDS encoding phospho-N-acetylmuramoyl-pentapeptide-transferase, giving the protein MFYHLLAPLGKHHIFFNLFNYISFRAAGATVTAILLAFLVGPAIIARLRARKIGQVIRAEGPASHQGKRGTPTMGGVIILLATVVPTLLWAPLNNRFVLFALLATLWMGGIGFLDDYLKIVEGKSRGLVAKWKLVGQVSFGLVLGTLLLFFPVIPPDTIPASATTLPFFKFVIVVFAPWVYVTFVTFVITGSSNAVNLTDGLDGLATGLSAIAAGGFALFAYLLGRVDATGYLNLFYLPGAGELTIFCAALLGGCLGFLWFNAHPAQVFMGDTGSLALGGAFGTVSILLKSEFLLLVIGGVFVAEAVSVILQTGVYRWYKRSRGKEYADQHRVFRMAPLHHHFEKLGWHESTVVTRFYILGIFCAMVALATLKLR; this is encoded by the coding sequence GTGTTCTATCACCTGCTCGCCCCGCTGGGCAAGCACCACATCTTCTTCAACCTTTTCAACTACATCAGCTTCCGCGCGGCCGGGGCGACGGTCACCGCCATCCTGCTCGCGTTCCTCGTGGGGCCGGCGATCATCGCGCGGCTGCGGGCCCGCAAGATCGGGCAGGTGATCCGCGCCGAAGGCCCCGCCAGCCACCAGGGGAAGCGCGGCACCCCGACGATGGGCGGCGTGATCATCCTGCTCGCCACCGTGGTCCCGACGCTGCTCTGGGCCCCCCTCAACAACCGCTTCGTGCTGTTCGCGCTGCTGGCCACGCTCTGGATGGGCGGCATCGGGTTCCTCGACGACTACCTCAAGATCGTGGAGGGGAAGTCGCGGGGCCTGGTGGCCAAGTGGAAGCTGGTGGGCCAGGTGAGCTTCGGGCTGGTGCTCGGCACGCTGCTGCTGTTCTTCCCGGTGATTCCCCCCGACACCATCCCCGCCTCGGCCACCACGCTGCCGTTCTTCAAGTTCGTCATCGTGGTGTTTGCGCCCTGGGTGTACGTCACGTTCGTGACCTTCGTGATCACCGGCAGCAGCAACGCCGTCAACCTCACCGACGGCCTCGACGGCCTGGCCACCGGGCTCTCGGCGATCGCCGCCGGCGGCTTCGCGCTGTTTGCCTACCTGCTGGGCCGCGTGGACGCCACCGGGTACCTCAACCTGTTCTACCTGCCGGGCGCCGGGGAACTCACGATCTTCTGCGCCGCCCTGCTGGGCGGATGTCTCGGCTTCCTCTGGTTCAATGCCCACCCGGCCCAGGTGTTCATGGGGGACACCGGCAGCCTGGCCCTCGGGGGCGCGTTCGGCACCGTGTCGATCCTGCTCAAGTCGGAGTTCCTGCTGCTGGTGATCGGCGGCGTCTTCGTGGCGGAGGCGGTCTCGGTGATCCTGCAGACCGGCGTCTACCGTTGGTACAAGCGCTCCCGCGGCAAGGAGTACGCCGACCAGCACCGGGTCTTCCGCATGGCGCCGCTGCACCACCACTTCGAGAAGCTGGGCTGGCACGAGAGCACGGTGGTGACGCGGTTCTACATCCTGGGCATCTTCTGCGCCATGGTGGCCCTTGCCACCCTCAAGCTGCGGTGA
- the murD gene encoding UDP-N-acetylmuramoyl-L-alanine--D-glutamate ligase, which produces MSFARWRAGGREAAVIGLGKSGVAAALLLRREGIPVYASDVARDLAKVLGTEAEAAGHRLAEAGVAVQLAGHDLARIGGAGLCVVSPGVPPDAPPLASARAAGVPVISEIDVGYAALPGARYAAITGTNGKTTTTALTAHLLQAGGIAALAAGNIGRALSEVALAGERPAWVALEMSSFQLHDTHDLAPAIGATTNLAPDHLDRYATLEEYYADKDLLYRHAGSGSCWVLNGDDAEVERRAAPHPGTRQRFSVRHEADGWYDRPARLLRLGAAPLLPRDDLALFGDHNVANALCAALIAARAGAPRAGIAAGLRSFRALPHRMEPVGTAGEVLWINDSKATNVSSTRVAVEALERPFVLLLGGRHKGEPYTALAAAAGDRCRAVVAYGESRAIIRQDLGALLPVVDGGTDFGAVLAEARRLARPGDAVLLSPACSSYDMFRNYEDRGAQFRAAVAAL; this is translated from the coding sequence GTGAGCTTCGCGCGCTGGCGGGCCGGCGGCCGTGAGGCCGCGGTGATCGGGCTCGGGAAGAGCGGGGTGGCCGCGGCGCTCCTGCTGCGGCGCGAGGGGATTCCCGTCTACGCCTCGGACGTGGCCCGCGACCTCGCCAAGGTGCTGGGCACGGAGGCGGAGGCGGCGGGACACCGCCTGGCGGAGGCCGGGGTCGCCGTGCAGCTCGCGGGGCACGACCTGGCGCGGATCGGCGGGGCGGGGCTGTGCGTGGTGTCACCCGGGGTGCCGCCCGACGCGCCGCCGCTGGCATCGGCGCGCGCGGCGGGCGTGCCGGTGATCTCGGAGATCGACGTGGGCTACGCCGCGCTGCCGGGGGCCCGGTACGCGGCGATCACCGGGACCAACGGCAAGACCACCACGACCGCCCTCACCGCGCACCTGCTCCAGGCAGGCGGGATCGCCGCCCTCGCGGCGGGGAACATCGGGCGGGCGCTGTCCGAGGTGGCGCTCGCGGGGGAACGGCCGGCCTGGGTGGCACTCGAGATGTCCTCGTTCCAGCTGCACGACACCCATGACCTCGCGCCCGCGATCGGCGCCACCACCAACCTCGCCCCCGACCACCTGGACCGCTACGCGACGCTCGAGGAGTACTACGCCGACAAGGACCTGCTGTACCGCCACGCGGGGTCGGGGTCGTGCTGGGTGCTCAACGGCGATGACGCGGAGGTGGAACGGCGCGCCGCGCCCCACCCCGGCACGCGGCAGCGGTTCAGCGTGCGCCACGAGGCCGATGGCTGGTACGACCGTCCGGCGCGGCTGCTCCGGCTGGGCGCGGCCCCGCTGCTCCCGCGTGATGACCTGGCCCTCTTCGGCGACCACAACGTGGCCAATGCGCTCTGCGCGGCGCTGATCGCCGCCCGGGCGGGCGCGCCGCGTGCGGGGATCGCGGCGGGGCTCCGGAGCTTCCGGGCGCTGCCGCACCGCATGGAGCCGGTGGGCACCGCGGGCGAGGTGCTGTGGATCAACGACTCGAAGGCCACCAACGTCTCGTCCACCCGCGTGGCCGTCGAGGCACTGGAGCGCCCGTTCGTGCTCCTGCTGGGTGGGCGTCACAAGGGCGAGCCGTACACCGCGCTCGCGGCCGCCGCCGGCGACCGCTGCCGGGCGGTCGTGGCCTACGGCGAGTCGCGGGCGATCATCCGGCAGGACCTCGGCGCGCTACTGCCCGTGGTGGACGGCGGGACTGACTTCGGCGCGGTGCTGGCCGAGGCGCGCCGCCTGGCGCGCCCGGGCGACGCCGTGCTGCTCTCGCCCGCCTGCTCGAGCTACGACATGTTCCGCAACTACGAGGACCGCGGGGCCCAGTTCCGCGCGGCGGTGGCGGCGCTGTGA